From the genome of Parazoarcus communis, one region includes:
- a CDS encoding Ni/Fe hydrogenase subunit alpha produces the protein MTAELETAEGREKLRKVAIDPVSRVEGHGRVTLLIDDDDQICEARLHIVEFRGFEVFIQGRPYWEVPVMVQRLCGICPVSHHLAASKALDHVVGAVPPTQTAVQLRRLMHYGQILQSHALHFFHLSSPDMLFGFDAEVGKRNIVGVAGAYPDVARQGVLLRKFGQEVIRATAGKRIHGTGAVPGGMNRHLSLADRDMLRADADQMVAWSQAAVELVKRLHRADPGLYDVFGTFRSGLASLVRSDGAMDLYDGVLRFRDGDGRIIRDQVPDQDYHQVLQEDVKSWSYMKFPYLIERGPDLGWYKVGPLARVQNCDFIPSPLAETERREFIDHGKGDVIHAPLAYHWARMIEMLHAAEVIRNLLDDPDCTAGELMTKGTRGHEGVGIIEAPRGTLIHHYQVGDDDLVTMCNLIVSTTHNNQAMNTAVREVAKRYLSGRKLTEGLLNHIEVAIRAFDPCLSCATHALGQMPLVVELAGADGEVFDRVVRD, from the coding sequence ATGACTGCCGAACTGGAAACTGCCGAGGGACGCGAGAAGCTGCGCAAGGTTGCGATCGATCCGGTGTCCCGGGTCGAGGGCCATGGTCGCGTGACGCTCCTGATCGACGACGATGATCAGATCTGCGAGGCAAGGCTGCACATCGTCGAATTTCGTGGCTTCGAGGTCTTCATTCAGGGCCGCCCGTATTGGGAAGTGCCGGTCATGGTGCAGCGTCTGTGCGGTATCTGCCCGGTCAGTCACCACCTGGCGGCGTCGAAGGCGCTCGATCATGTGGTGGGCGCGGTGCCGCCGACGCAGACGGCCGTGCAGCTCAGACGGCTGATGCACTATGGCCAGATTCTGCAATCGCATGCACTGCACTTCTTTCACCTGTCGTCGCCGGACATGTTGTTCGGTTTTGATGCCGAGGTCGGAAAACGCAACATCGTCGGTGTGGCAGGCGCCTATCCTGACGTTGCACGCCAGGGCGTGCTGCTGCGCAAGTTCGGACAGGAGGTCATTCGCGCCACGGCCGGGAAGCGCATTCATGGCACCGGCGCCGTACCGGGTGGCATGAACCGGCATCTGTCGCTGGCCGACCGCGATATGCTGCGCGCCGACGCCGACCAGATGGTGGCGTGGAGCCAGGCTGCGGTCGAGTTGGTCAAGCGCCTGCACCGTGCCGACCCCGGTCTGTACGACGTATTTGGTACCTTCCGCTCCGGGCTGGCCAGCCTGGTTCGCAGCGATGGCGCGATGGACCTCTACGACGGGGTGCTGCGTTTCCGCGATGGCGACGGCAGGATCATCCGTGATCAGGTGCCGGATCAGGACTATCACCAGGTGCTGCAGGAAGATGTGAAGTCCTGGAGCTACATGAAGTTTCCCTATCTCATCGAGCGTGGCCCCGACCTGGGCTGGTACAAGGTGGGGCCGCTGGCGCGGGTGCAGAACTGCGATTTCATCCCCTCGCCACTGGCAGAGACCGAGCGGCGGGAGTTCATTGACCATGGCAAGGGTGACGTCATCCATGCGCCGCTGGCCTACCACTGGGCGCGGATGATCGAGATGCTGCATGCGGCAGAAGTCATCCGAAACCTGCTCGACGACCCGGACTGCACTGCGGGCGAGCTGATGACAAAGGGCACGCGCGGCCACGAGGGCGTGGGCATCATCGAAGCACCGCGCGGAACGCTCATCCACCATTACCAGGTGGGCGACGACGACCTGGTGACGATGTGCAACCTCATCGTGTCCACCACCCACAACAACCAGGCCATGAACACCGCGGTGCGCGAAGTGGCCAAGCGTTACCTGTCCGGGCGCAAGCTGACCGAAGGCCTGCTCAACCATATCGAGGTGGCCATCCGCGCCTTCGACCCCTGTCTGTCGTGTGCCACCCATGCGCTGGGCCAGATGCCGCTGGTGGTCGAACTGGCGGGCGCAGACGGTGAGGTGTTCGACCGCGTGGTGCGCGATTGA